gatggagtgtacctggatttgaaaaacccattcgacaaagtaccgcacagaagacttatttggaaaattaaaaataggggtggagtgggtgatggactgattaaatgGTTGGAGGACTTCccaactaacagggaaatgaggacgatgATCAGGGACAAGGTtcccaactggtgccctgtgatgagtggagtcccgcGAGGTTTGGTGTTGGCGCCAATAatatttgctgtttatataaatgatatggtggacagaGTGTCCAGCTATGTGAATTTGTTTGCAGAGGTTGCAAAGGTATTGAGACGAGTGAaaaatgtgaaggactgtgaggcattgcaaagGGACCTGGATAGAATTTGGGAGTttagtggtacatggcagatggagttcaactttgggaaatgtaaaaaaaatggagtttggtaggagcggtagaagatgtgaatatgattttaagatggaagtgagataatatgcagaggagtggaggaaaaagatttgggagtaactatctcagagaacatgtcaccggacaaacatagggtaggcggtggccgaactggtagcgtgctgggcccacattcaccgcgtgatggacgacgcggtttcgaatccccacgctaccacctcggatttttcagtcaccgccgagtggcttaaaactacccacatgctgtcctgaagaccacccatcaacccggactctagaggaagccgtccaagcgaatcaagaacgagttccgggggggaaGCATGAgtcaatacaagatggcgccactataaacactcgcctgcgccagaacgggctgggccgaccatcaggccccaccgggaagaagcctaccggcgcaataggccgcaacataaaaaaaaaaaaaacacacacacatcaggataacgggacaaactctgcatttgctgaggaacataaggacggcatttgtgtacttggatgaggagatgataaagaaaataatagttacaatgataaggctaaggttggagtatgcagcagtggtctggtctcctcacagaaagaagaacataaggaagctgaAAAGAGTGCAGAAAGTGGCAattaagatggtaccagaacttcgagatcggacttatgaggagagactcaatagaatggggctcacaaccctggagaaaagaagagaaagaggagatctgatagcggtgtacagggtgacGAAAGGagtggacctgtgtgtgtggaacgagagagaaaacgagaggacatggaaagaagttgagggcgaccacgtgtaagagagatgtgaaaatgtttagcttcccaaacagaagcattgagctgtggaatagactggaggaggagttggtttttgcaagaaacattcatgattttaaggaaaagttggataagagtggatatggagacgggacagcgcgagcaaagctcttcccgtatgtcacaagtaggtaaatacaactaggtaaacattcacacccacccacacacacacacacacacacacacacacacacacacattttacactAAAATTTCATGTATACCAGTTGTCAAGACATAGGCCGGACCCATGGCAAAGGGGGGGAACTTAGTAAGAGGCACATGGCGGCGAGTCACAACAACTGAAGGGGATGTCCTCAGTGCTGCGCCCAGAGACCCCATAAGTCCACGGAATGGTATACAGTTAGTGCATACCTGGAAAGAaagggtaagagaaagagagatttatatagatttacctAGATATTTAGACCatacagaccctatggtccagactaggggGTCTATCCTCTTACCTAAGTGAGACCATCAAACGATCTCTAAAGGTTTGCATTTATGCTTTAGCAAATGTTAAGGTGGAGGATTTGGTGGTCAATTTTGTTTTTAAATTAATCTGTTGTGTTGCACAATCACTGAAGGCAACAGTTTATTCCATTACTGTATGTCAACAGTGGTGAAAAATAATTGGCGTAGTCAGTTTTTTtactgcaagggaggcagctcaagggcaaaaaacagacaaaaaaaaaggccaGCTAGGCACTTctccagcaaaagaaaaaaaaaagtgaaaggccAGAACAGAGGTCATTttcagaaggagaggtgtcttgttaaCTTGAAAGAGGTAAGTCATAGGCATGAGGCAGTATGGTTTAACATcagaaggaatgatggaatgaaaatgctggtcaACTCTAGCACAAGGGCTTTGGACAGAATAGTgacgagcatgagtagaaagttgtgtgcagtggggctacaggaggggaggaggcaattagtttgcaagttcagaagagcagtcagcatgaaaatatcgatagaagatagaaagaggtacAACAGTGTGGTGGAATTTAataggtaggagactgtcagtaaaagGAAGAGGGTTGGTAATATGATGTACactccatatgagggcagacaaggtccatttatatggacagcatctgagaGGGGAAAATAACAGGTGGAGACCATGCAGAAAGCCTAACCTtgaggaagctaatttagcaagagatgaattaggaagtttccagttaagattttcagttaaggataaaccgagaaTGGTTATTGTATAAGAAGGGTACAGcagagtgttatcgaagaataggggagaggtgtctggaagattgtgttaAGTTGACAGGTTGAGAAATGGAATTTTTGAGGCATTTAAGGATGCCAAGTGCCTCCTGCCCCATTCAAAAACgattgcaaggtctgaggttaaacgttctgcagcgtCCAGCTTAGAGTCTCTAAATTCCTATTGTGAGAGTCTTTTATTAAAAGattttgaataatgcagagttgtCATCAGCATTGGAGTGGattggacagtttgttttggaaagatcattaaacAGTGAATGAATTTTTAGGTGATATACAAATTTGTCTGattaaatatatgtgtgtgtgtgtgtgtgtgtgtgtgtgtgtgtgtgtgtgtgtaattcatcacggactgatcacgagctggactcgtaatcgccagcaggtaccctcccgacatgagcaagtgctcttttatagtcgatctatgggtactgcccgaacctcacacaccacaccccccatccccatcccccttgctcaagaggggacagtaaccactcctagtcaacggaaagaatccggcctgagcgggctcgaaccgccgccctgtcaggctgtgaagcctgtgtgtgtgtgtgtgtgtgtgtgtgagagagagagagagagagagagagagagagagagagagagagagagagagagagagagagagagagagagagagagagagtagtggaaACTAAATCACAAAGCGATCAAAGAAGTATGATACCAGCCAAAAGTCTGAGTTCAGGTTCAGGTGGAGAATTTTGGCATTTTAACAACAGTATGAGAATGTATACCACACAGGAATATTGGCGACGTTTCAGTATGAGACACCCTTTTTGCCCTGTGCTGTCCCTGTAAAGAGAAAACCCTTTGGTGTTAGCTTGCCTTGAGCTTCATTTTGCTCCTGGCGTAAAGTGAAGTCCCACCTGCTGCCGCTTACCTTTCCAAGCACCGTGTAGTTCCTGGTAGTGTCCAACAGCCTTAAGAGCCTGTCCACATTCACATAAACATCATCGTCGACTTTTGCAACATAAGCAGAGGCAGGACAGTTTGTGGCAACCCAATGGAGTAGGTGGGCGGTCTTAAGGGTAAGAAGTGGATAGGCCTCCTTGGTAGCTGCTATCACTATGTCACCCCACACCTTGCTCTCCTTTAGCACTCGTCTCCGTAAGGGCTCTTCCTTTGGGTTCGACAAGAAAAACCCGTATGCAACTCCCATGTTGGTGAAGGTTTTCCTGAAGTTGTCTCGAACTGCATCACGAGCGGAGCGATTATTCAGTCTAGAATTGAATAAGATGATGATTTTTGTATTCGCTTTACATAGTCTTGAGTTCTCGATGATGAACTGTGGGTGGAAAACGTCAGACATCAATGCATGTCTGACGAAGGACTTGTATTTCATGTAATAATCTTCATACCAATCATAGTAATTGTCCACAGaatcttcatcttcctcgtcaTAAGCTTGATCGTCCTCTGCATTCAGTGTCAGGTTGTTTTTTAGTAGTTCCTGGTAAGCTGAACGAACGAAATGCAGCTTCGCGTTTCGCCCTTCGCCACCACAGTCTGTAGTTGGGATAAGTTGCCTATGAATATCTTTCCCAATTTACAACGCAATCCAAACTCCACAATACTATAGGAAAGAAATGTCATTGTCATTAAAGTTACTGTGAAGAATCAATATTCATGACATGTAACATGTGTATTAAGAAATCACTCCTGTAGTGCCTTACCTCGTgatgaaaggataaagatggTGCCGATGATGATCCAAGATAGACCCCACGAACATCTTCCAGCCATTACCGCTTAGCATTGTTATTGTTCTAAACTTCCTGTCCGTTGCTTTCCCTGCCGCCTATGTAACCATAACAGTTAATgtcatttgtttacatatttcatCATCCCTTCAAACGACTCGGTGTGGTTTTCTGGAATAGACGGGTTGATGGAGTTATTTAAAATGGTTGCTACTCAAGGTATGCAAGTGTTCCATACGGTAGGGCTGCTGCCCATACATGTATCGGTACTAACGGCACCGGCTGTACGATACGGTATCAGGAGTACCATACTGCTGCCATGGTGCCATCTCCCCCTGCGTTGTTGCCGCCTCCTTCttgcctccattattttattgatgtaaTTTTTCTTGtcggtatctttttttttttttaatgactaatgtcttttgttattgttattagactatgagtctcTCCATAATTACTATATATGCTGATTTTCTTATCGAAAAAGTaaatattcagagagagagagagagagagagagagagagagagattttccccTTGAGCTGGCAATCTGTTCTCGATGCATCTCAgctgcatatgtgtgtgtatatatatatatatatatatatatatatatatatagagatatatatatatatatatatatatatatatatatatatatatatatatataaaacgcttagcctcagaccttactattaattccgattggggcaagaggaacctggtgtccttcaacgcctcaaaaacacagtttctccacctatccactcgacacaatcttccaaacaactatcccctattctttgacaacactcagctatcaccttcttcaacactaaacatcctcggtctatcctaaactcaagatctcaactggaaacctcatatctcttctcttactaaatcgggttcctcgaggctgggcgttctgtaccgcctccgccagttctcccccgcacagttgctatccatttacaggggccttgtccgccctcgtatggagtatgtatctcatgtgtgggggggctccactcacacagctctcctggacagagtggagtcaaaggctcttcgtctcatcagctctcctcctcatactgatagtcttctacctcttaaattccccagcatcttcactctttcatccctcacgctggtaaactctggaacaatcttccttcatttgtatttcctcctgcttacgacttgaactctttcaagagaacggtatcaggacacctctcctcccgaaattgacctctctttttggccactcccctgacttctattcaggagcagtaagtagcgggctattttttaaatatttttctttacgcccttgaactgtctcctttgctgtaaaaaaaaaaaaaaaaaaaaaatatatatatatatatatatatatatatatatatatatatatatatatatatatatatatatatatatatatatatatatatatatatatatatatatatatatatatatatatatatatatatatatatatatatatatatatatatatatatatatatatatatatatatatatatatatatatatatatatatatatatatatatatatatatatatatatatatatatatatatatatatatatatatatatatatatatatatatatatcaatatatatatataaatatcaatatatatatatatatatatataatgctgaGGAACAAGGAtggggtattcgtattcggtattcgtattcgaatacattcgaatacagtatttgggtgtaggggagagcggtgatgattcggcccctttttagaaaaatatttttagaaaaaaaagtttaagaagtagtgtaattttgttgatctcaaaatgttccttcatcatttggctctttaggctgctaatttGACacccgtagctatttccagttttcagatgcaggtgatgaaagacaagtttctaaatcgtccgaaccatccccacccgtggtgatggttcggccaggggggtgggatggtacggacactcataatactcgccataatattaatataacttaagtttgattggcaaCTTCTAGGTTAGGATGATAACCAGACGCCCCAGATTTTAATGGTTCGTCCCGGAAATGTCCTGGATTTCATGCACTGTTCcggaatttatttattattttttttttttttattaaagcgtCCCGGATTTCACTTCAAGTACAACACCCCTGTCCCCTCCTCCGCAGCTGTGGAGAGATTGTTCAGCTTGGGCTCTGACGTCCTCAGGCCCAAGAGGTCATCCCTGACTCATGATAACTTTGAGAAGCTGGTGTTTGTCAATGGAAACATGAACCTCTTGAAGGGGAAGTGGCTGTGTCAGAGGGAGGACTTTGTATTTTGCTGTTTTAAAACTTCtgttacatataaaaaatatatatatatataataaataaatatatatatatatatatatatatatatatatatatatatatatatatatatatatatatatatatatatatatatatatatatatatatatatatatatatatatatatatatatatatatatatatatatatatatatatatatatatatatatatatatatatatatatatatatatatatatatatatatatatatatatatatatatatatatatatatatatatatatatatatatatatatatatatatatatatatatatatatatatatatatatatatatatatatatatatatatatatatatatatatatatataatatatatatatatatataaattgtaagGTAATTTTATCGGAAATTATGTTTTCAACTACCAATAAAGGGTTAGCGGACTAAAAAAATGGTTAGCGGACTGTTGCGGACTTCATTAGTggactaaaaaaaatattagcgtAAGCATTACCGGATTTGCGATAGCTGACCGGCGAAGCCGAAAAATTTGCGGATTAGTGATTAGCGGAATACCCAACAAAGTTAGTGGAATTGTGAATTGCGGACTAACAAAAAATTAGCGGGTGcccaccacagagttatatacctagaacgcgcgagccagacacttgggtgcggcaaccggaagtacctcggccgccatctttgggagcccagtctaaccaactctgtgctccagccgggAACTTCAAAGTGAAGGtaagtggtgggtggtgatggtggtggtggtggtgatggtggtgatggtggtggtgagagagagagagagagagagagagagagagagagagagagagagagagagagagagagagagagactgacgtgacatatgacaactcaggttttatactctctctctctgtttatgaaaaccaccataaccaagaccaccaccgccaccaccattatcacgtaccaccaccaccaccaccattatcacgtaccaccaccaccaccaccaccaccatcatcatcaccaccatcatcaccaccaccatcatcaccaccaccaccaccaccatcaccaccaccaccttcaccaccaccatcatcatcatcatcatcatcatcatcatcatcatcaccaccatcatcaccatcactaccaccaccatcaaaaccaccaccacagagtgagggaaagtgggctcccctAGATGGCTGCCGGGCCAGGGTAGCTTGCCCACCTCTGTCAGCCACAcacaaacaatctctctctctctctctctctctctctctctctctctctctctctctctctgtctctctccttgctAGGCAGGCCGCTTCCATTCATACTTACGCAATATTACATATAGCACATACAGCACTATTATagagtacatacatacatacttttacaaatttacccAGATACATCCTACATAGTCACTATGTAAAaatatctccctcctcctacccttccgcAAACTTTTGACACATTAGGTtgggtaaatttgaaagaaaatgaatagaagATGTAATTTTAGTAGATAATTAAGTAAACatgcattaattaattttcttcaacttCGCAAACTCTGTACTCGGTAGTCTGCACTCTCCACTGAGTCTGTGACCCTCTAATGTTTCAAGTATATCCGCCACATCCtgtttgtgtgtggtggggatgtggtggggAGGCGGATATTTACTTCACAAATGCGGATGCGTAGGCGGATGCGGATGTTTAATTTTTTAAAATTGCAGATGCGGATGCGATTGTGAAAAATTATGCgatgttccgcggatgcggatgcggatatccgataatatatatatatatatatatatatatatatatatatatatatatatatatatatatatatatatatatatatatatatatatctctctctctctctctctctctctctctctctctctctctctctctctctctctctctctctctctctctctctctctctctctctctctctctctctctctctctctctatatatatatatatatatatatatatatatattacaaaaacacacacacacacacacacacacacacacacacacacacacacacacacacacacacacacacacacagtagcgaACTTTCAGATAACGAACAGTTTGTTGGGCTGGAGCTGCCAATGTGGTGAAGAGTGGCACAAATTTTATCAGCAAAGTGGTTTAACTTCCTTTGCAACGAACACGGTACAGCCGTATATTGCTGGAGATGCTTCTATGGTGGTGAGCTGTGACGGCCCGCCACGCTGCCAGAAGGCTCCACCTCACCACTGGGGCCGTGCTTTTCCTCCTCAGAACATTTCGGGAGATTTTTCCTGCTTCATCGTTTACGTTACTCTTTTCTTAGCGCGAAtgtttttaatcaatttttttttaaaccaaTATATTTTCCATGAATCTTTTGACATGGCAagtacagttacacacacacacacacacacacacacagagagagagagagagagagagagagagagagagagagagaaggggggctaTGGGGTGGCCTAGATATGCCGTGTCGATAACAGTTGCCACCGACTTTCTGTTAGGCTGGCAAATACAGATAATGTGTCCTTTAATAATAATGTCATAATGTTCCAACCTTTTCAAATAAGTTCGTGAAGTACTTTTTCCGGCAAAGTGACTAACGATCGAGGTTATCACCGAGGGAGGGGACAACGGAACTCTTGACTGCAATGTTGTGTAGTAAGATAACAACGATCTGTATATTTGATTGAGTTGTAGGGAGTTCTGGGTGGTGGTGTGAAGTTTTTGAGGTCGGCTGTAGTGTCGGTGAGgttgttattcttgttcatgATGCTACACCTACTACGTACTGCCAGCATAATCATTACTAAACACtataatcactactactactactacaacaacttttTTAGCTAAGACCACAAATCTTTCTTGTCCGTCCGCTTACTTATCACGTCGCCATATCCATAGCAGATCCTATGACATACattttttcgcaaatatctttcaaacgaagactcttgactgtgatgacaaaacctgcgtgagccacttacacattccaataggtgaggcgtgacgtatttatgacatgtatccaccaactacctccacccatggattcccctactcccatccttcaatttccctccctcctaccctcctcctcccccgccctctttcccctccatacctctctctctctctctctctctctctctctctctctctctctctctctctctcttttgcactGTACACGAGATAA
The DNA window shown above is from Eriocheir sinensis breed Jianghai 21 chromosome 3, ASM2467909v1, whole genome shotgun sequence and carries:
- the LOC127005092 gene encoding beta-1,3-galactosyltransferase 1-like, with product MAGRCSWGLSWIIIGTIFILSSRDCGGEGRNAKLHFVRSAYQELLKNNLTLNAEDDQAYDEEDEDSVDNYYDWYEDYYMKYKSFVRHALMSDVFHPQFIIENSRLCKANTKIIILFNSRLNNRSARDAVRDNFRKTFTNMGVAYGFFLSNPKEEPLRRRVLKESKVWGDIVIAATKEAYPLLTLKTAHLLHWVATNCPASAYVAKVDDDVYVNVDRLLRLLDTTRNYTVLGKVCTNCIPFRGLMGSLGAALRTSPSVVVTRRHVPLTKFPPFAMGPAYVLTTDLVPRLLEAALQMVYFEYEDVFWTGQVVDEINELGNAAGSLDPESIKDKYEGIGWSPYLVRHENVVNWRVDVRGPITSTFTSLAHQAFTVHGVNWHKHKQLVSDLMNVHE